From the genome of Gemmatimonas phototrophica, one region includes:
- the fdhF gene encoding formate dehydrogenase subunit alpha, with product MIDRPADRHAPDASLVHLTIDGIEVAVAPGTSVMQAARTVGVKIATLCATDSLKAFGSCRLCVVDIAGRRGLPASCTTPVEPGMTVRTQTPQVARVRRNVMELYISDHPLDCLTCAANGDCELQDMAGAVGLREVRYGYDGSNHLTASKDESNPYFTFDPAKCIVCSRCVRACDEIQGTFALSITDRGFASKVSAGMDEGFLASECVSCGACVQACPTATLIEKTVIDAGQPDRTVQTTCAYCGVGCSFEAQLKGNDVVRMVPDSTGGANEGHSCVKGRFAWGYATHSDRVLSPMIREHISDAWREVSWDEAIEFAASRFSSIQRRHGRDAIGGVSSSRCTNEEVYVVQKMIRAAFQNNNIDTCARVCHSPTGYGLKQTFGTAAGTQDFKSVEHADVIMVIGANPTDAHPVFGARMKRRLRQGAKLIVLDPRRIDLVRSPHVSAAYHLQLRPGTNVAVINALAHVIVTEQLVNEAFVSDRCDARSFAQWKAFIAEPAQSPEATEVFTGVPAQQVRDAARLYATGGNAAIYYGLGVTEHSQGSTMVLGIANLAMVAGQIGREGTGVNPLRGQNNVQGSCDMGSFPHELPGYRHISDDTTRAQFEQAWNVPLDPEPGMRIPNMLASAITGQFRGMFIQGEDLAQSDPNTLHVTAALSAMECVVVQDLFLNETAKYAHIFLPGTAFLEKDGTFTNAERRINRVRPAMPPRTGLPEWEAVCRLATAMGYPMHYSSASQIMDEIASLTPTFAGVSFEHLDRVGSVQWPCTEQRPAGTRIMHEQEFVRGRGRFLITQYVPTDERSTRKFPLLLTTGRILSQYNVGTETRRTANTVWHPEDVLEIHAHDAEVRGIADGDVVLLSSRKGTITLHAHVSDKLPEGVVYTTFHHPEAAANVVTTEYSDWATNCPEYKVTAVEVRPFD from the coding sequence ATGATCGACCGACCAGCAGACCGTCATGCGCCAGATGCCAGTCTGGTGCACCTGACTATCGACGGAATCGAGGTGGCTGTCGCACCGGGCACGTCAGTCATGCAGGCGGCCCGAACCGTCGGTGTGAAGATCGCCACGCTCTGTGCCACCGATTCGCTCAAAGCCTTTGGCTCCTGTCGCTTGTGCGTGGTGGATATTGCCGGTCGCCGAGGCCTTCCGGCCTCGTGTACGACACCGGTGGAACCTGGGATGACGGTGCGCACCCAGACCCCGCAGGTGGCGCGGGTGCGGCGCAATGTCATGGAGCTCTACATCTCCGACCATCCCCTCGACTGCCTCACCTGCGCGGCAAATGGCGACTGCGAGTTGCAGGATATGGCCGGCGCCGTCGGACTGCGGGAAGTGCGATACGGCTACGACGGCAGCAATCATCTCACGGCCAGCAAAGACGAGAGCAACCCGTATTTCACCTTCGATCCGGCCAAGTGCATTGTCTGCTCGCGCTGTGTTCGTGCCTGCGACGAAATTCAGGGGACTTTCGCGCTGAGCATCACCGACCGGGGCTTTGCGTCGAAGGTCAGTGCCGGCATGGACGAAGGCTTTCTGGCGTCGGAATGCGTGTCCTGCGGCGCCTGCGTGCAGGCCTGTCCCACGGCAACCCTCATTGAAAAAACGGTCATCGATGCGGGCCAGCCAGATCGCACGGTGCAAACGACTTGTGCCTATTGCGGCGTGGGCTGTTCGTTTGAGGCGCAGCTGAAGGGCAATGACGTGGTGCGCATGGTGCCGGACAGCACCGGCGGAGCCAACGAGGGGCACTCGTGCGTGAAAGGGCGCTTTGCCTGGGGGTATGCAACGCATAGCGACCGTGTGCTCTCACCCATGATTCGCGAGCACATTTCCGATGCGTGGCGGGAAGTGAGCTGGGATGAAGCCATTGAGTTCGCCGCCAGTCGGTTCAGCTCCATCCAGCGCCGACATGGCCGGGACGCCATTGGGGGTGTTTCATCGTCGCGATGCACGAACGAAGAAGTGTATGTGGTGCAGAAGATGATCCGCGCGGCGTTTCAGAACAACAACATCGATACCTGTGCCCGCGTCTGTCATTCCCCAACGGGGTATGGTCTCAAGCAAACCTTTGGCACGGCCGCTGGCACTCAGGACTTCAAGTCGGTTGAACACGCCGACGTCATCATGGTCATCGGTGCCAATCCCACCGATGCGCATCCCGTCTTTGGTGCCCGCATGAAGCGACGCCTCCGGCAGGGGGCGAAACTCATCGTGCTTGATCCCCGGCGTATCGACCTGGTCCGATCGCCGCATGTGTCGGCCGCATATCACCTGCAGCTTCGTCCCGGCACGAACGTGGCAGTCATCAATGCGCTGGCGCATGTCATCGTGACCGAGCAGCTGGTGAACGAGGCCTTCGTGAGTGATCGCTGCGATGCGCGCTCCTTTGCCCAGTGGAAGGCATTCATTGCGGAACCGGCACAGTCACCGGAAGCCACCGAGGTCTTTACCGGTGTCCCCGCGCAGCAGGTCCGCGACGCAGCGCGGCTGTATGCAACCGGTGGAAACGCCGCCATCTACTATGGCCTTGGCGTTACCGAGCACAGTCAGGGGAGCACGATGGTGCTGGGTATTGCCAATCTCGCCATGGTGGCCGGTCAGATTGGTCGGGAAGGCACTGGGGTGAATCCACTGCGCGGACAGAACAACGTGCAGGGATCCTGCGACATGGGCTCGTTCCCGCACGAGTTGCCTGGATACCGGCACATTTCCGACGACACCACCCGCGCACAGTTCGAACAGGCCTGGAATGTGCCCCTGGACCCGGAACCGGGGATGCGAATCCCCAACATGCTGGCCTCGGCCATTACCGGACAGTTTCGTGGCATGTTCATTCAAGGGGAGGATCTCGCGCAGTCCGATCCCAACACCCTCCATGTCACCGCTGCGTTGAGCGCCATGGAATGTGTCGTGGTGCAGGACCTCTTTCTGAATGAGACCGCCAAGTATGCCCACATCTTTCTTCCGGGCACGGCCTTTCTTGAGAAGGATGGGACCTTCACTAACGCCGAACGTCGCATCAATCGGGTTCGCCCGGCCATGCCTCCACGTACCGGATTACCAGAGTGGGAAGCGGTCTGTCGACTGGCCACTGCCATGGGCTACCCCATGCACTATTCCAGTGCGTCACAGATCATGGACGAGATCGCGTCGCTCACGCCGACATTCGCCGGCGTCTCGTTCGAGCATCTGGATCGTGTGGGAAGTGTCCAGTGGCCCTGCACCGAGCAACGTCCTGCGGGAACGCGCATCATGCACGAGCAGGAGTTTGTCCGCGGTCGCGGGCGGTTTCTCATTACCCAGTATGTCCCCACCGACGAGCGTTCGACGCGAAAGTTTCCGCTCTTGCTGACCACCGGACGCATTCTGTCTCAGTACAACGTCGGTACGGAAACGCGTCGCACCGCCAATACGGTGTGGCATCCGGAGGATGTTCTGGAGATTCACGCGCATGATGCCGAGGTCCGCGGGATTGCCGATGGTGACGTGGTCCTGCTCTCCAGCCGAAAGGGGACCATCACGTTGCACGCGCATGTCAGCGACAAGCTTCCCGAAGGCGTGGTATACACCACCTTTCATCATCCGGAAGCGGCGGCAAACGTGGTAACTACCGAATATTCCGATTGGGCAACCAATTGCCCGGAGTACAAAGTCACGGCTGTCGAGGTCCGCCCCTTTGACTGA
- a CDS encoding formate dehydrogenase accessory sulfurtransferase FdhD: MTEALRSEERGAVVVPIQAASPDGRVNGDHWNVAVEVPVQISINNAPFTVLLASPIQLEDLARGVLLTEQIIDDADCITSVDVSGFLQEYTVNVSVPQEAIRPERVGARSMLGNSGCGLCGLETLAQLQHRHASGDRTCVPVTDEAIRAAMIALSSNQPLNAVTHSVHAAAWCHRDGTVHVVREDVGRHNALDKIIGALAAEDMLREPGFLVLTSRCSYELVYKAMTANTQLLATIGAPTSMALQWADTLNLPLAALWPQRNAPPAVVRFPSSTSTSTDHAG; the protein is encoded by the coding sequence TTGACTGAGGCTTTGCGGTCGGAGGAGCGGGGGGCAGTCGTGGTCCCCATTCAGGCGGCGTCACCGGATGGGCGGGTGAATGGTGACCACTGGAACGTGGCAGTGGAAGTACCGGTGCAAATCAGCATCAACAACGCACCGTTTACCGTGTTGCTGGCGTCCCCCATCCAGCTCGAGGATCTGGCCCGGGGTGTGCTCCTCACGGAACAGATCATCGACGATGCCGACTGCATCACATCGGTGGACGTCTCCGGGTTCCTGCAGGAGTACACGGTGAACGTCTCGGTACCGCAGGAGGCCATACGCCCCGAGCGAGTGGGTGCCCGTTCCATGCTTGGCAACAGTGGCTGCGGCCTGTGTGGCCTGGAAACGTTGGCGCAGTTGCAGCACAGACACGCCAGTGGTGACCGCACCTGCGTACCGGTTACGGATGAGGCAATCCGTGCTGCCATGATTGCGCTGTCGTCCAATCAGCCGCTCAACGCCGTCACGCATTCCGTTCACGCCGCCGCGTGGTGCCACCGTGATGGTACCGTACATGTGGTTCGCGAGGATGTTGGACGGCACAACGCATTGGACAAGATCATCGGGGCGTTGGCCGCGGAAGATATGTTGCGCGAACCGGGCTTCCTGGTACTCACCAGTCGTTGCAGCTATGAACTGGTATACAAGGCGATGACCGCGAATACCCAGCTGCTGGCGACGATAGGAGCGCCCACCTCCATGGCGCTGCAGTGGGCCGATACGCTGAACCTCCCGCTGGCGGCATTATGGCCACAGCGCAATGCGCCTCCGGCGGTGGTCCGCTTCCCCTCCTCCACTTCAACTTCCACCGACCATGCAGGGTGA
- a CDS encoding formate dehydrogenase subunit delta, whose translation MANQIAVFFSVYPEADAIEGVHEHLVKFWPPAMRKDLLVVAGGLMPTEVPLHPLVLKAAELLRPVGHD comes from the coding sequence ATGGCCAACCAGATCGCCGTCTTTTTCTCGGTGTACCCGGAGGCTGACGCGATTGAAGGGGTGCACGAACATCTGGTGAAGTTCTGGCCACCCGCCATGCGCAAGGATTTGCTGGTCGTGGCGGGCGGGCTCATGCCAACCGAAGTCCCGCTGCATCCGCTCGTGCTCAAGGCGGCGGAACTCCTGCGGCCGGTCGGACACGACTGA
- the mobA gene encoding molybdenum cofactor guanylyltransferase codes for MILPHDITALILCGGEARRLGGVQKALLDLHGQPLVSWLLVALASHVGGIVISANDDLQHYAALGYPVVTDVRPGLGPLGGLQSALTQVSTPWVFVCPGDMPYMDGRVLDRLREQVGTSGAAYPFDGSREQYLCALVRADGLEKLTDYLATGRRSAYGFLEAIGAVQVNMPELRECFVNVNDPETLDSLRLGKKPTVTGTTA; via the coding sequence ATGATTCTCCCCCACGACATCACGGCGCTCATCCTGTGCGGCGGGGAGGCGCGACGGCTGGGTGGCGTGCAGAAGGCCTTACTGGATCTGCATGGTCAACCACTGGTGTCCTGGCTGCTGGTCGCATTGGCCAGCCATGTTGGGGGCATAGTCATCAGTGCGAATGACGATCTGCAGCACTACGCGGCCCTCGGCTATCCGGTCGTGACTGATGTACGTCCCGGACTCGGCCCACTCGGTGGCCTTCAGTCGGCGTTGACGCAGGTATCAACGCCGTGGGTGTTTGTCTGTCCCGGGGACATGCCCTACATGGACGGCCGAGTTCTTGATCGCCTGCGTGAACAGGTAGGGACTTCAGGAGCGGCGTATCCGTTTGACGGAAGCCGGGAACAGTATTTGTGTGCGCTGGTCAGAGCCGACGGTCTTGAAAAACTCACGGACTACTTGGCCACTGGCCGGCGCTCCGCCTACGGATTTCTTGAAGCGATTGGCGCCGTACAAGTGAACATGCCGGAGCTGCGCGAGTGTTTCGTCAACGTCAACGACCCGGAAACACTCGACAGCTTGCGACTCGGCAAGAAACCAACAGTCACCGGGACAACGGCATGA
- a CDS encoding NAD-dependent malic enzyme yields the protein MTVPPLTKRGAALLNDPELNKGTAFTEAERTALGLRGLLPPRVMTQDEQLERILPGVRSRPTPLDQYSYLVGLHDRNVTLFYRLVMDHLEEMMPILYTPTVGQACQEFGRIFRRSRGLFVTADDAGRVRDVLANWPHNDVRMIVVTDGERILGLGDLGANGMGIPIGKLTLYTACAGVDPRQCLPITIDVGTDNTQLRESSSYMGLRQPRLRGPAYDALLDEFVEALQERFPQVCLQFEDFGNHNAFTLLEKWRDRICTFNDDIQGTASVTLAGLYSAARISGTAFKDMRLLFLGAGEAGIGIGDLVVSAMVEEGVPLEEARARCWFVDSKGLVVKSRTDLASHKQPYAHDHPPMATLLEAVESLKPHAIIGVSGTPGTFTAPVLAAMARHNARPIVMALSNPTSKAECTAREAYASTDGRAIFASGSPFAPVTHKGRTHVPGQGNNAYIFPGVGLGVIVADASRVTDEMFAAAARTLANMVTEDDLAMGRIFPSLSRIRDVSRAIATEVAWIAYNRGLARAPKPESMDDAVAAAMYEPVYPSFLN from the coding sequence GTGACTGTTCCTCCGCTCACCAAGCGCGGCGCTGCGCTGCTCAACGATCCCGAACTCAACAAAGGCACTGCCTTTACCGAGGCCGAACGAACGGCACTGGGGCTGCGTGGCTTGCTGCCACCGCGGGTGATGACGCAGGACGAGCAGCTGGAGCGCATTCTGCCGGGCGTGCGTTCGCGTCCGACGCCGCTCGATCAGTACTCGTATCTGGTGGGACTGCACGACCGGAACGTGACGTTGTTCTATCGTCTGGTCATGGATCATCTCGAGGAGATGATGCCCATTCTCTACACGCCCACGGTTGGGCAGGCGTGCCAGGAGTTCGGGCGGATATTCCGCCGCAGCCGCGGGCTGTTCGTCACGGCGGACGATGCCGGACGCGTGCGTGACGTATTGGCCAACTGGCCGCACAACGATGTCCGCATGATCGTGGTCACGGATGGTGAACGGATTCTCGGGCTTGGCGATCTCGGTGCCAATGGCATGGGCATTCCCATCGGGAAGCTCACCCTGTATACCGCATGTGCCGGCGTTGACCCACGGCAGTGTCTGCCTATCACCATTGATGTGGGCACGGACAATACGCAGTTGCGCGAGAGTTCGTCGTACATGGGGCTGCGTCAGCCGCGGCTCCGTGGGCCCGCATACGACGCGCTGCTCGATGAGTTCGTGGAGGCCCTCCAGGAACGCTTCCCGCAGGTTTGCCTGCAATTCGAAGACTTCGGGAACCACAATGCCTTCACGCTGCTCGAGAAGTGGCGAGATCGCATCTGTACCTTCAACGACGATATTCAAGGCACTGCCTCGGTAACGCTGGCTGGCTTGTACTCGGCCGCGCGTATCTCCGGTACGGCATTCAAGGATATGCGCCTGTTGTTTCTTGGCGCCGGTGAAGCCGGGATCGGCATTGGCGATCTCGTGGTATCCGCGATGGTGGAAGAAGGCGTGCCGCTTGAGGAAGCCCGGGCCCGCTGCTGGTTTGTGGATTCCAAGGGGTTGGTGGTCAAATCCCGGACCGACCTGGCGTCGCACAAGCAGCCGTATGCGCACGATCACCCCCCGATGGCCACGTTGCTGGAGGCGGTGGAATCACTCAAGCCACACGCCATTATCGGGGTATCGGGCACACCAGGGACGTTCACGGCGCCGGTGCTGGCCGCAATGGCGCGTCACAATGCCCGCCCGATTGTCATGGCGCTGTCCAACCCCACGTCCAAGGCGGAGTGTACGGCCCGCGAGGCCTACGCGAGCACCGACGGCCGGGCCATCTTTGCCAGTGGCAGTCCCTTTGCCCCGGTCACTCACAAGGGGCGCACGCACGTGCCGGGGCAGGGAAACAATGCCTACATCTTCCCTGGGGTTGGCCTCGGTGTCATCGTGGCCGACGCATCCCGCGTGACGGATGAGATGTTTGCGGCCGCGGCGCGCACGTTGGCCAATATGGTCACCGAAGATGACCTCGCCATGGGGCGCATTTTTCCAAGCCTGTCCCGTATTCGCGACGTCTCGCGGGCAATTGCCACGGAAGTCGCGTGGATTGCCTACAATCGCGGACTGGCGAGGGCGCCCAAGCCAGAGAGCATGGACGATGCCGTGGCCGCGGCGATGTACGAGCCGGTGTATCCGTCGTTTCTGAACTGA
- a CDS encoding NADH-quinone oxidoreductase subunit N, protein MLPEHLLLGGMVLLLIVTLISGARGLALPIALLSVGASAVAAFWLAGTGFTAQPFPGQFSVSPGILITKGALIALALPVLLMSRTDFSTAERGEIEFPLLLVSSLYGMSLLPSADSALVLFLGLEMMSIPVYALIVLAFRRPQAAESALKYLVLSGAASATFLMGLSLIYGTTGSMGIEAFAQALAASDLLSRTAVVLVLLALFLKAAVVPFHAWAPDTYEGASVPVTAYMATLSKAAALMVAVRLFSGVTVSGPLVELLAVLPLVSIVWGNIAAIRQGSLRRMIAYSSIAHAGYLFYAFLGNADGRLEAVTFYLVVYSAANLLAFAALPAHPDDAVRDRMETLDGLFHRDPFAASLIAIAMLSLAGLPPFPGFTAKFLIFRNVMAAGYNTYAVLGLVGSFLGLYFYLRVVQRMFMNNSTVTAHTSPGMALARVGGVICLLATAVLTIAPGWVLARI, encoded by the coding sequence ATGCTGCCCGAGCATCTGCTGCTCGGGGGGATGGTTCTGCTGCTCATCGTGACCCTGATCTCAGGGGCCCGTGGACTCGCGCTCCCGATTGCGCTGCTATCGGTGGGGGCCTCGGCCGTCGCCGCCTTCTGGTTGGCTGGCACGGGGTTCACGGCACAACCGTTCCCGGGACAGTTTTCCGTCTCCCCAGGCATTCTGATCACCAAGGGCGCACTCATTGCGCTGGCGTTGCCCGTGTTGTTGATGTCTCGAACCGACTTCAGTACGGCGGAGCGCGGGGAGATCGAGTTCCCACTGCTGCTTGTGTCATCGCTGTACGGCATGAGTTTGCTGCCGTCGGCCGATAGCGCGCTGGTGCTGTTCCTCGGGTTGGAGATGATGTCCATTCCGGTGTATGCGCTCATTGTGCTGGCCTTCCGGCGGCCACAGGCGGCGGAGTCGGCGCTCAAGTACCTGGTGTTGAGCGGCGCCGCTTCGGCCACGTTCCTGATGGGCCTCTCGTTGATCTATGGCACCACGGGCTCCATGGGCATCGAGGCGTTTGCCCAGGCACTCGCGGCATCCGATCTCCTGTCGCGCACCGCAGTCGTGCTCGTCCTGCTGGCACTGTTCCTCAAGGCGGCCGTTGTCCCGTTTCATGCGTGGGCCCCCGACACGTACGAAGGGGCCAGCGTTCCCGTCACGGCTTACATGGCCACCTTGTCCAAGGCGGCGGCTCTCATGGTGGCCGTCCGCCTGTTCTCAGGGGTTACGGTGAGTGGGCCTCTGGTGGAGCTGCTGGCCGTGCTGCCACTGGTCTCCATCGTGTGGGGCAATATCGCGGCCATCCGACAGGGCAGCCTGCGTCGCATGATCGCATACTCCTCCATCGCCCATGCTGGCTATCTGTTCTATGCGTTCCTGGGCAATGCCGATGGACGTCTGGAGGCGGTCACGTTCTACCTCGTAGTGTATTCCGCCGCGAACCTGTTGGCGTTTGCGGCCCTGCCGGCGCACCCCGATGATGCGGTTCGTGATCGGATGGAGACGTTGGATGGGCTCTTCCATCGGGATCCGTTTGCGGCATCGCTGATCGCGATTGCGATGTTGTCGCTCGCCGGATTGCCTCCATTCCCTGGTTTCACCGCCAAGTTCCTGATCTTCCGGAACGTCATGGCGGCTGGTTACAACACGTATGCCGTGTTGGGTCTCGTGGGCAGCTTCCTGGGGCTCTACTTCTATCTCCGCGTGGTACAGCGGATGTTCATGAACAACAGCACGGTCACGGCACACACCTCGCCCGGCATGGCCTTGGCCCGCGTTGGCGGTGTGATATGCCTTCTGGCCACCGCCGTCCTGACGATCGCGCCCGGCTGGGTGCTGGCTCGTATCTGA
- a CDS encoding complex I subunit 4 family protein, which yields MSDALLLNLVLFLPLAGVALLALVRANAVAVRITTAVVMAVQFVMAALLYAHFDGGVAGLQFATSVPWIADWGVSYAIGLDGVNILLVLLTAFLGPLVVLGAWTSIEKDITFFHVNVLLLQFAMMGAFVAQDLFLFYVFWEAMLIPMFLIIGIWGGARRSYATVKFVLYTAFGSILMLAALIYLVWALQQSGGVVSFAFSDLMRAELPLNVQTTLLAAFALSFAIKVPVVPLHTWLPDAHVEAPTPGSVILAGVLLKMGTYGFMKLGFPLFPDATQAFTPVLMTLAVVSIVYGACLALVQQDIKKIIAYSSISHLGYVMLGLLSLDLAGIQGAIVQMVSHGLVAAGLFLLVGMVYERCHTRELSAYGGLARQIPVYGVFFVIFTLASVGLPTTSGFTGEFLVLLGAFTAAWPQHLDGNNLPLILSITAVTGVVLGALYMLRFALTFLFGPAKAPHQPLMDLSAREKSVLAILTVSIFALGLFPDSALRKTELAAKTYQQLVSTSRIPANAR from the coding sequence ATGTCTGATGCGCTCCTGTTGAATCTCGTGCTGTTCCTGCCGTTGGCGGGCGTGGCGTTGCTGGCGCTGGTGCGCGCCAATGCGGTTGCGGTGCGCATCACGACGGCGGTTGTGATGGCCGTGCAGTTTGTGATGGCGGCCCTTCTCTATGCCCACTTCGATGGTGGCGTGGCGGGGCTGCAGTTTGCCACATCCGTGCCATGGATTGCCGACTGGGGGGTCTCCTACGCCATTGGACTTGATGGCGTGAACATCCTGCTGGTGTTGCTGACGGCCTTTCTCGGGCCCCTGGTGGTGCTGGGCGCGTGGACTTCCATTGAGAAGGACATCACGTTCTTCCATGTGAACGTCCTGTTGCTGCAGTTTGCCATGATGGGCGCGTTTGTGGCACAGGATCTCTTCCTGTTCTACGTGTTCTGGGAAGCGATGCTCATTCCCATGTTCCTCATCATCGGAATATGGGGCGGGGCGCGACGCAGCTATGCCACGGTGAAGTTCGTGCTGTATACGGCGTTCGGCAGCATCCTCATGCTGGCGGCGCTCATTTACCTGGTGTGGGCCCTGCAGCAATCGGGCGGCGTGGTGAGCTTTGCCTTCAGTGACCTCATGCGCGCAGAGTTGCCGTTGAACGTCCAGACCACCTTGCTGGCGGCGTTCGCGCTGTCGTTTGCCATCAAGGTGCCGGTCGTTCCACTGCACACCTGGCTGCCGGATGCCCACGTGGAAGCGCCGACACCCGGATCCGTGATCCTGGCAGGCGTGCTGCTCAAGATGGGTACCTACGGTTTCATGAAGCTGGGCTTCCCGCTGTTTCCGGATGCCACGCAGGCATTCACACCGGTGCTCATGACGCTGGCCGTGGTGAGCATTGTGTACGGCGCCTGTCTGGCGCTGGTGCAGCAGGATATCAAAAAGATCATCGCCTATTCCTCCATCAGCCATCTGGGCTACGTGATGCTGGGGCTGCTCAGCCTCGACCTCGCGGGCATTCAAGGCGCGATCGTGCAGATGGTCAGCCACGGACTGGTGGCGGCCGGCTTGTTTCTGCTGGTGGGCATGGTGTACGAGCGCTGTCATACTCGTGAGCTGTCAGCCTATGGTGGACTGGCGCGACAGATTCCGGTCTATGGCGTGTTCTTCGTGATCTTCACGCTGGCGTCGGTAGGGTTGCCGACCACGAGCGGTTTCACCGGTGAATTCCTGGTGCTCCTGGGGGCGTTTACCGCCGCGTGGCCGCAGCATCTCGATGGCAACAACCTCCCGCTCATCCTGTCGATCACGGCGGTGACGGGTGTGGTCCTTGGCGCGCTCTACATGCTGCGCTTCGCGCTCACGTTCCTCTTCGGCCCGGCGAAGGCGCCGCATCAGCCGTTGATGGATCTTTCTGCGCGGGAAAAGTCGGTGTTGGCAATTCTCACGGTGTCCATCTTCGCGCTCGGGTTGTTCCCCGATAGCGCGCTTCGCAAGACCGAGCTGGCCGCCAAGACGTACCAGCAGCTCGTTTCCACCTCCCGCATTCCTGCCAATGCCCGGTAG
- the nuoL gene encoding NADH-quinone oxidoreductase subunit L encodes MPHMLALIALLPLIGFLINGTFATALGGHRFSHRTAALVGCLAPLLAFGLTVQAFFTLQGNGYTPIVEPLYRWAAIGDRTFDITFYFDRLSAVMTLIVTGVGSVIHIYSTGYMHDDKSFGRFFAYLNLFLFFMLLLVLGRSMLVLFVGWEGVGLASYLLIGFWFDDLANAVAGRKAFITNRIGDAGFLLGMFLLYRAFGTLDMDVINSAFTTGTATMVSASLVGMFLFVGATGKSAQIPLYVWLPDAMAGPTPVSALIHAATMVTAGVYLVARMSGLYLQAPEASQVMAVIGVLTAFVAATIALVQHDIKKVLAYSTVSQLGFMFVALGVGAYGVAIFHVVTHAFFKACLFLGAGSVIHALGGEQDIRKMGGLRTRIPITFWTFAVATAAIAGIPGLAGFFSKDEILWYAFASERGGAPWLWAVGALTAFMTAFYMTRLLWLTFFGASRMSHEVEHHVHESPLSMTAVLGVLAVLSAVGGYIGIPHFLEPMIPLPNVVESLEHYEHPLLYASVAIAFAGVGLAVMLYRGPASRPEGLARAAGPIYGLLQGKYFVDELYAAVIVRPLAWFSDTVLFQGADRLVIDGSLNRLAGLAQRTAGLLGRMQTGSLQLYALLVMVGIVGALLWSWRHV; translated from the coding sequence ATGCCGCATATGTTGGCGCTCATCGCGCTGCTCCCCCTGATCGGGTTTCTCATCAACGGCACGTTTGCCACGGCACTGGGCGGTCATCGCTTCAGTCACCGGACGGCGGCGTTGGTGGGGTGTCTGGCGCCGCTGCTGGCCTTCGGGCTCACCGTGCAGGCGTTCTTCACGCTGCAGGGCAATGGGTATACCCCCATTGTCGAGCCGTTGTACCGCTGGGCCGCCATTGGCGACCGGACGTTCGACATCACGTTCTATTTCGATCGCCTCTCGGCGGTCATGACGCTCATTGTCACCGGGGTGGGATCGGTCATCCACATCTATTCCACCGGGTACATGCATGACGACAAGAGCTTCGGGCGCTTCTTTGCGTACCTGAATCTGTTTCTGTTCTTCATGCTGCTGCTCGTCCTCGGCCGCTCCATGCTGGTCCTGTTTGTCGGCTGGGAAGGGGTGGGACTGGCGTCGTATCTGCTGATTGGCTTCTGGTTTGACGACCTCGCCAATGCCGTGGCCGGGCGCAAGGCGTTCATCACCAATCGCATTGGTGATGCCGGATTTCTTCTGGGAATGTTCCTGCTCTACCGCGCCTTTGGCACGCTGGATATGGACGTCATCAATTCGGCCTTCACCACCGGCACCGCCACCATGGTGTCGGCCAGTCTGGTGGGGATGTTCCTCTTTGTTGGCGCCACCGGCAAGTCGGCTCAGATCCCGCTCTACGTCTGGCTCCCTGATGCCATGGCCGGCCCCACGCCGGTCTCGGCGCTGATTCACGCTGCCACCATGGTCACGGCCGGTGTGTATCTCGTGGCGCGCATGTCCGGGTTGTATCTGCAGGCCCCGGAGGCCTCACAGGTGATGGCCGTGATCGGCGTGCTGACCGCGTTTGTGGCGGCCACGATTGCGCTGGTCCAGCACGACATCAAGAAAGTGCTGGCCTATTCCACCGTGTCCCAGCTGGGGTTCATGTTCGTGGCGCTCGGTGTTGGCGCGTACGGCGTCGCCATCTTTCACGTGGTGACACACGCGTTCTTCAAGGCGTGCCTGTTCCTTGGGGCCGGGAGCGTGATTCATGCGCTCGGCGGTGAGCAGGATATCCGCAAGATGGGGGGGCTGCGCACCCGCATCCCGATCACCTTCTGGACGTTTGCGGTGGCGACGGCGGCCATTGCCGGTATCCCCGGGCTGGCCGGGTTCTTTTCGAAAGACGAGATCCTGTGGTACGCCTTTGCCAGTGAACGTGGGGGCGCACCCTGGCTGTGGGCGGTTGGTGCCCTGACGGCATTCATGACGGCGTTTTACATGACCCGGCTGCTGTGGCTCACCTTCTTTGGTGCGTCGCGCATGAGCCACGAGGTGGAGCACCATGTGCATGAATCGCCACTGTCGATGACCGCTGTGCTGGGCGTGTTGGCGGTGCTGTCAGCGGTTGGTGGGTATATCGGCATACCGCATTTTCTCGAGCCCATGATTCCATTGCCCAACGTGGTGGAGTCGCTTGAGCACTATGAGCACCCCCTGCTGTATGCCTCGGTGGCGATTGCCTTTGCCGGTGTGGGGCTCGCCGTGATGCTCTATCGTGGTCCCGCGTCGCGTCCAGAAGGACTGGCCCGCGCGGCCGGTCCGATCTACGGGCTGCTCCAGGGCAAGTACTTTGTAGATGAACTCTATGCGGCTGTGATCGTGCGGCCGCTGGCGTGGTTCTCTGACACCGTACTTTTCCAGGGCGCTGACCGTCTGGTGATTGACGGCTCCCTCAACCGTCTGGCCGGCTTGGCTCAGCGCACGGCCGGCCTGTTGGGCCGGATGCAGACGGGCAGCCTCCAGCTCTACGCTCTGCTGGTCATGGTGGGGATCGTCGGCGCTTTGCTTTGGAGCTGGCGTCATGTCTGA